In one window of Gemmatimonadaceae bacterium DNA:
- the gpmI gene encoding 2,3-bisphosphoglycerate-independent phosphoglycerate mutase: MGKESKRSVVLVVLDGWGYRAERDGNAIALAQTPTWDALTARYPRTLLSASGLAVGLPEHQIGNSEVGHLNLGAGRIVMQDLVRIDRAIADGSFFRNTAFVEACQHAKRSHGTVHLVGLIGKGGVHAIDQHLFALIDLCAREQVPRIAIHAMLDGRDTMPRSGLGYMRELLERAGGRAVVASVGGRYYGMDRDKRWDRTEKWYRVAVQGAGPRESDPLSVIRASYERDVTDEFVVPTVIVRDGRPVATMRDGDVVICFNYRADRMRQIVRSLTEPDFDGFDVSGRPSLQVVTMTSYDRTFDVPVAFPPHSMKNIVAEVVSNAGMAMFKTAETEKYAHVTYFFNGGIEAPFPKEDRVLVPSQKVATYDLCPEMSAFGITDVLCDSIEKNEHEFTLCNYANGDMVGHTGSIPATIKAVETVDQCLERVVKSGQKIGARLLVTADHGNCEMMIDPETGGPHTAHTTNPVPLVVIDPDGDRPLRSGGALRDIGPTVLRMLGLKQPIEMTGTDLREQGART; encoded by the coding sequence ATGGGCAAGGAGAGCAAGCGATCTGTTGTCTTGGTCGTTCTCGACGGCTGGGGATATCGCGCCGAACGTGACGGTAATGCCATTGCCTTGGCGCAGACGCCAACATGGGATGCGCTGACGGCGCGCTACCCGCGAACGCTGCTCTCGGCTTCGGGTCTGGCGGTTGGACTGCCGGAACATCAAATCGGCAACAGCGAGGTTGGGCATCTGAATCTGGGCGCCGGACGCATCGTGATGCAGGACCTGGTGCGAATCGATCGCGCCATTGCCGACGGCAGCTTTTTCCGCAACACCGCGTTTGTCGAGGCCTGCCAGCATGCGAAGCGCTCGCACGGCACCGTGCATCTCGTTGGGCTCATTGGCAAGGGGGGAGTGCACGCGATCGATCAGCACCTGTTCGCATTGATCGATCTGTGCGCACGCGAGCAGGTCCCGCGCATTGCGATTCACGCCATGCTCGACGGACGCGACACGATGCCGCGGTCGGGCCTCGGGTATATGCGTGAGCTCCTCGAGCGCGCGGGGGGTAGAGCCGTTGTCGCGAGCGTCGGTGGGCGCTACTACGGAATGGATCGCGATAAGCGTTGGGACCGCACGGAGAAGTGGTATCGCGTCGCGGTTCAGGGAGCCGGACCTCGCGAAAGCGACCCGCTTTCCGTGATTCGTGCCTCGTACGAACGCGACGTCACGGACGAATTCGTCGTGCCGACTGTCATCGTCCGCGATGGACGGCCTGTTGCGACAATGCGCGATGGTGACGTCGTGATCTGCTTCAATTACCGAGCGGACCGAATGCGCCAGATCGTACGCTCGCTTACGGAGCCCGATTTCGATGGATTCGACGTGTCCGGTCGGCCGTCGTTGCAGGTCGTGACGATGACGTCTTACGATCGCACCTTCGACGTCCCGGTCGCGTTCCCGCCGCACTCGATGAAGAACATCGTCGCCGAAGTGGTGTCGAATGCAGGAATGGCGATGTTCAAAACCGCGGAGACGGAGAAGTATGCGCACGTGACCTACTTCTTCAATGGCGGCATCGAGGCGCCCTTTCCCAAAGAAGATCGCGTGCTCGTCCCCAGCCAGAAGGTCGCGACCTATGATCTCTGCCCGGAGATGAGTGCCTTCGGAATCACCGACGTATTGTGCGACTCGATAGAGAAGAACGAGCATGAGTTCACGCTGTGCAACTATGCTAATGGGGATATGGTCGGTCATACGGGATCCATACCCGCAACGATCAAGGCCGTCGAAACGGTCGATCAATGTCTGGAGCGCGTCGTGAAGTCCGGGCAGAAAATCGGCGCGCGGTTGCTCGTCACGGCCGACCACGGCAACTGCGAGATGATGATCGATCCGGAGACGGGTGGGCCGCATACGGCGCATACGACGAATCCCGTGCCGCTCGTCGTCATCGATCCGGATGGCGATCGCCCGCTGCGCAGCGGCGGCGCGTTGCGTGACATTGGCCCGACGGTTCTGCGCATGCTTGGGCTGAAGCAGCCGATCGAGATGACCGGAACAGACTTGAGAGAGCAAGGAGCTCGTACGTGA
- a CDS encoding D-Ala-D-Ala carboxypeptidase family metallohydrolase — protein sequence MPRSPFAQFVGPTAWASIDAFGTSRELKLRFALPGRRVEFPLAVAGDPTGFQYEWVPASGSAPVTEPRPLAGGIAAPTRPGFYQLMLLHRSAQDSMAMDTERVTEPTLAVMVPFAEKSAGVLNGYKIGTYLSERFGRDDDAPDGFIEVQPGDVQLSVSKHFHLGDFLTHDTQTDVWPKYVALNPRLLDKLELVVAQVAKMRGVPADSMVALDVHSGFRTPAHNAQVQRAARDSRHQYGDAADVVIDADGDGRITRADSRIVVNAVDSVEESHPDLVGGLGVYTSDRYRTPYVHIDARGHRSRWRG from the coding sequence ATGCCGCGTTCTCCGTTCGCACAATTCGTTGGCCCTACGGCATGGGCGTCGATCGACGCATTCGGCACGAGTCGCGAGTTGAAGCTCCGCTTCGCTCTCCCGGGTCGTCGCGTTGAATTTCCACTCGCCGTGGCAGGCGACCCAACCGGATTTCAGTACGAGTGGGTGCCGGCCTCGGGATCCGCTCCGGTGACCGAGCCACGGCCGCTGGCCGGCGGCATCGCAGCTCCTACGCGGCCCGGCTTTTACCAACTGATGCTATTGCACCGCTCGGCGCAGGACTCGATGGCCATGGACACCGAGCGTGTCACCGAGCCGACGCTAGCGGTCATGGTGCCGTTCGCGGAAAAATCCGCTGGAGTGCTCAATGGCTACAAGATCGGCACGTATCTATCCGAGCGGTTCGGTCGGGATGACGATGCGCCCGACGGCTTCATCGAGGTGCAGCCTGGCGACGTCCAGCTCAGCGTCAGCAAGCACTTCCATCTCGGCGACTTCCTGACGCATGACACGCAGACGGACGTGTGGCCCAAGTATGTCGCGCTCAATCCGCGTTTACTCGACAAGCTCGAGTTGGTTGTTGCGCAGGTGGCAAAGATGCGCGGAGTGCCGGCGGATTCGATGGTAGCATTGGACGTTCACTCCGGCTTCCGCACACCGGCGCATAACGCGCAAGTGCAGCGTGCCGCGCGTGACAGCCGCCATCAGTACGGCGATGCCGCGGACGTTGTCATCGATGCCGACGGCGATGGCCGAATCACGCGTGCCGACAGTCGGATCGTGGTGAATGCCGTTGACTCTGTCGAGGAATCGCACCCGGATCTCGTCGGCGGACTTGGTGTCTATACGAGCGATCGCTACCGTACGCCCTATGTGCACATTGATGCTCGTGGACATCGTTCGCGTTGGCGCGGATGA
- a CDS encoding L,D-transpeptidase: protein MGLIRFIRSGGRIAWILIATVVITIVASTMLFANTLDIRYRRDISRIVYNHNTGLLDQIRREIGESSDSLNKMLASSPDAPTRDKPYVVVSIADHRLWYKLADSTLFTTQVATGSGKILEKSGGGSHWRFETPRGRLVVESKEQEPDWVPPDWHFVEQAQKRGLGLIHLNRGQYIALADGSQIIVDGMDVVKRALDGQEQPLEAAEGKEILANGNIVIPPYGTRQRKYRGVLGTFRLNLGDGYALHGTDDPSSIGRSVSHGCVRLRNEDIETLYNIVPVGTPVYIY from the coding sequence ATGGGGCTGATTCGGTTCATTCGCAGCGGCGGCAGGATCGCCTGGATCCTCATCGCCACCGTCGTAATCACGATCGTCGCGAGCACAATGTTGTTCGCGAACACGCTCGACATTCGCTACCGGCGCGACATCAGTCGCATCGTTTACAATCACAACACCGGCCTCCTCGATCAGATTCGCCGCGAGATAGGTGAATCGAGCGACAGCTTGAACAAAATGCTGGCGAGCAGCCCCGACGCCCCAACGCGCGACAAGCCCTACGTCGTCGTGTCCATCGCCGATCATCGTCTCTGGTACAAGCTCGCCGACTCGACGCTCTTCACGACACAGGTCGCGACAGGAAGCGGGAAGATCCTCGAGAAGAGCGGCGGCGGCAGTCATTGGCGTTTCGAGACGCCGCGTGGCCGGCTGGTCGTGGAATCCAAGGAACAGGAGCCGGATTGGGTGCCACCTGATTGGCACTTTGTCGAGCAGGCGCAGAAGCGCGGCCTCGGATTGATCCATCTCAATCGCGGACAGTACATTGCCCTCGCCGACGGCAGTCAGATCATCGTTGACGGGATGGACGTGGTCAAACGCGCTCTCGACGGGCAAGAGCAACCGCTGGAGGCGGCGGAAGGCAAGGAGATCCTCGCCAATGGCAACATTGTCATCCCGCCGTATGGCACTCGTCAACGGAAATACAGAGGGGTGCTCGGTACCTTCCGACTGAATCTCGGTGACGGCTACGCGCTTCACGGCACCGACGACCCATCATCGATTGGCCGGTCGGTCAGTCACGGGTGCGTGAGACTGAGAAACGAAGACATCGAAACGCTTTACAACATTGTTCCGGTAGGAACGCCGGTATACATCTACTAG
- a CDS encoding D-Ala-D-Ala carboxypeptidase family metallohydrolase produces the protein MTVPGRAGASRAALTLLCVGLALVAPLSPAEAIAAPSVRAVGTDSLLRGAVASSAMHPADDSLRGRSGKLLMRLVTRARATLALPFFARFFGDSAVERPGLYSVPDSILAHPFSFIALRPFTDKQKGRVGLYRLGFWPSERGRNTTDAYENPDGFIEVTPDNQNMQISEHFTLSDFLTHDQREVWPKYLVLNEDLVDKLELVIAQLQHDGVPVRRMVVMSGFRTPWYNRHGGRVGGRAELSRHMYGDAADVYIDNGSGRMADLNHDGRVDSRDAKVILKAVEKVEREHPELSGGVGVYRATRSHGPFAHIDVRGWRARWGRS, from the coding sequence ATGACGGTTCCCGGTCGGGCCGGCGCCAGTCGCGCCGCCCTCACCCTTCTCTGCGTCGGCTTGGCGCTCGTCGCCCCATTGTCACCGGCGGAGGCGATCGCCGCGCCTTCGGTGAGAGCCGTGGGAACCGACTCGTTGCTCCGCGGTGCGGTCGCCTCGAGCGCTATGCACCCGGCAGACGACTCCCTGAGGGGCCGCAGTGGCAAGCTGCTCATGCGGCTGGTAACGAGGGCACGCGCGACTCTCGCGCTGCCCTTTTTTGCGCGCTTTTTCGGCGATTCTGCGGTCGAGCGGCCTGGACTTTATTCCGTTCCGGATAGCATTCTTGCGCACCCGTTCTCGTTCATCGCGCTGCGACCCTTCACGGACAAGCAAAAGGGACGTGTCGGGCTCTATCGGTTGGGGTTCTGGCCGAGCGAGCGTGGCCGCAATACGACGGATGCGTACGAGAATCCCGATGGATTTATCGAGGTGACGCCGGACAACCAAAACATGCAGATCTCGGAGCACTTCACGCTTTCGGACTTCCTCACTCACGATCAGCGCGAGGTGTGGCCGAAGTATCTGGTACTCAACGAAGATCTTGTCGACAAGCTCGAGCTGGTGATTGCTCAACTGCAACACGATGGCGTACCCGTCCGGCGCATGGTTGTCATGAGCGGCTTCAGAACGCCGTGGTATAACCGGCATGGCGGGCGAGTCGGAGGCCGCGCGGAGCTGAGTCGGCACATGTACGGTGATGCTGCCGACGTGTACATCGACAACGGCTCTGGACGCATGGCCGATTTGAATCACGACGGCCGCGTCGATTCGCGCGATGCGAAAGTCATCCTCAAAGCCGTTGAAAAAGTCGAGCGGGAGCATCCCGAGCTCTCCGGCGGCGTCGGCGTGTACCGCGCTACGCGCAGCCACGGACCATTCGCCCACATCGACGTGCGCGGCTGGCGTGCGCGTTGGGGGAGATCCTGA
- a CDS encoding BON domain-containing protein: protein MARDFEDVHDIDDLSDDELRGLVREHLASDSALDIDDLTINVEDGHVILDGRVGTDEERRIAEHIVTDVLGVEDYENNIFVDPVRRATSPEAADDLLIDEETTEGRLLGDRPVSLSSEVEDRLEDEDAQLYGTTDVGHAIEEGTSWIPPEAPTPEGVPGEDERGELGEDH from the coding sequence ATGGCCCGCGACTTCGAAGACGTTCACGACATCGATGACCTGAGTGATGATGAGCTTCGAGGACTCGTGCGCGAACATCTCGCCTCAGATAGCGCGCTCGACATCGACGATCTCACGATCAACGTCGAGGATGGCCACGTGATTCTCGACGGTCGAGTGGGGACCGATGAGGAGCGTCGCATTGCCGAGCACATCGTCACAGACGTCCTCGGCGTGGAGGACTACGAGAACAACATCTTCGTCGATCCGGTGCGGCGCGCAACGAGCCCGGAGGCCGCAGATGACCTTCTCATCGATGAAGAGACGACGGAGGGGCGGCTCCTTGGCGACCGACCGGTGAGCCTGAGCTCGGAAGTGGAAGACCGCCTCGAGGACGAGGACGCGCAACTCTACGGAACGACCGACGTGGGCCACGCCATCGAGGAGGGAACGTCGTGGATTCCCCCGGAGGCGCCGACGCCGGAGGGCGTTCCCGGTGAGGACGAGCGGGGCGAGCTCGGAGAAGACCACTAG
- a CDS encoding DUF1232 domain-containing protein — translation MATATRRRPRPERAPGDEDAVRRAPRKGAKRTVLHYIRQLPNFLRLLFGLITDPRVALVDKVLVFGAIAYIITPIDLIPDFIPFIGEVDDVYLLVIALQRLISNAGRMVLLDHWGGEAEDLADLNLQGALAAAAFFLPRRIRRRLRVIGRS, via the coding sequence ATGGCAACGGCAACACGACGACGGCCGCGGCCGGAGCGTGCACCTGGTGACGAAGACGCAGTACGTCGCGCTCCCCGTAAGGGTGCGAAGCGAACAGTCCTGCATTACATCCGTCAGTTGCCGAACTTCCTCCGACTGCTGTTCGGCCTCATTACCGATCCACGGGTTGCGTTGGTTGACAAGGTGCTCGTTTTCGGTGCGATCGCATACATCATTACTCCGATCGATCTCATTCCGGATTTCATTCCGTTCATTGGTGAAGTCGATGATGTGTATCTGCTGGTGATCGCGCTGCAGCGATTGATCTCGAACGCTGGACGGATGGTGTTGCTCGATCATTGGGGCGGTGAGGCGGAGGATCTCGCCGATCTCAATCTCCAGGGCGCGCTGGCGGCTGCTGCGTTCTTTTTGCCGCGTCGCATCCGACGTCGTCTTCGGGTCATCGGCCGATCGTGA
- the dacB gene encoding D-alanyl-D-alanine carboxypeptidase/D-alanyl-D-alanine-endopeptidase has translation MIRRAASRLIAFSIVEIFFAACASSGVLHPAGRGGGQRAALRGAIDSMADAPEFHNAFWGILIVDPERGDTLYSRNAGKLFLPASNMKVVTSSVALEQLGADFTYRTTLLARGALRDSTITGDVAVIGRGDPTVSDHMWIDAMIPLRAMADSLAARGVKHITGRLVAMGNAFPGPVLGYGWSWEDLESSYSAAIDELLFNEGFSEIRLHGGERPGDSVRVEVRPAHTFPALRADLTTIAAPSCVAGDSTVTTPCPVTPPRFARRRELSIHKDTLRGDVVVSGGVVAGDSVTLEVTHRDPDLAYLAALTEALRDRGIRVDSAPAVNADTAMVTGDTLVTFFSKPLREILPALLKPSQNQIAEVLLRTIGLERGGSGTADSGRKVVERQLAAWGVPANTYVIRDGSGLSRYDYLAPEALVHILDVMRRSPNFQLFYDALPIAGVDGTIKTRMRGTPAANNVHAKTGSVANARSLSGYVRTAGGRVLIFSMLANNWTVSAGDVTRMQDSIAARLAALPLR, from the coding sequence ATGATACGCCGCGCCGCGTCGCGCCTCATCGCGTTCAGCATCGTTGAAATTTTCTTCGCCGCCTGTGCGTCGAGTGGAGTCCTGCATCCCGCTGGCCGCGGCGGTGGTCAGCGCGCCGCACTCCGCGGGGCGATCGATTCCATGGCCGACGCGCCAGAATTTCACAACGCATTCTGGGGAATTCTCATCGTCGATCCGGAACGCGGGGACACGTTGTACTCACGCAATGCGGGCAAGCTGTTTCTGCCCGCGTCCAACATGAAGGTTGTAACGAGCTCGGTTGCGCTCGAGCAGCTCGGGGCGGACTTTACGTATCGCACTACGCTCCTCGCGCGAGGAGCGCTACGAGACAGCACGATCACCGGCGACGTCGCCGTCATCGGGCGGGGCGATCCGACGGTGAGCGACCACATGTGGATCGACGCAATGATTCCATTGCGCGCGATGGCGGACTCCCTGGCCGCGCGCGGAGTGAAGCACATCACCGGCCGGCTCGTTGCCATGGGGAATGCCTTTCCTGGTCCCGTTCTCGGCTACGGTTGGTCGTGGGAGGATCTCGAGTCGTCCTACTCGGCGGCAATCGACGAGCTGCTGTTCAACGAGGGCTTCAGCGAGATTCGTCTTCACGGTGGCGAACGCCCTGGCGACTCGGTGAGAGTCGAGGTGCGGCCCGCACACACCTTCCCCGCTCTCCGTGCAGACCTAACGACCATCGCGGCTCCGAGCTGTGTGGCCGGTGATTCGACGGTCACCACGCCCTGTCCCGTTACGCCGCCGCGCTTCGCGCGCCGGCGCGAATTGTCTATTCACAAGGATACGCTTCGAGGGGACGTCGTGGTCAGCGGCGGAGTCGTCGCCGGCGACAGCGTCACGTTGGAGGTCACTCATCGCGATCCGGACCTGGCGTATCTGGCCGCGCTCACCGAAGCGCTGCGCGATCGCGGGATCAGAGTCGATTCGGCGCCGGCAGTGAATGCCGACACCGCGATGGTCACCGGGGATACGCTCGTCACGTTCTTCTCGAAACCGTTGCGCGAGATCTTACCGGCGTTGCTCAAGCCATCGCAGAACCAGATCGCGGAGGTATTACTGCGCACGATCGGTCTCGAACGTGGCGGCTCGGGCACGGCGGACAGCGGCCGCAAGGTCGTCGAACGTCAACTCGCTGCGTGGGGCGTTCCCGCGAACACCTATGTCATTCGCGACGGCAGTGGCCTGTCTCGCTACGATTATCTCGCACCAGAAGCCCTCGTCCACATTCTCGACGTGATGCGCCGGTCGCCGAACTTTCAGCTGTTCTACGATGCATTGCCAATTGCTGGCGTCGACGGCACGATCAAGACGCGGATGCGCGGCACGCCAGCAGCGAACAACGTGCACGCGAAGACGGGGTCGGTGGCGAATGCACGCTCACTCTCGGGTTACGTCCGGACAGCGGGCGGCCGCGTATTGATCTTCAGCATGCTGGCCAACAACTGGACCGTATCCGCTGGGGACGTCACGCGAATGCAGGATTCGATCGCGGCGCG
- the guaB gene encoding IMP dehydrogenase — protein MATTTRPPSQPAPRDRRGSGLSRIKDAPDEQAATRVRIDVALTFDDVLLVPAHSVTHPRDVDISSRFTRGIELRVPLVSAAMDTVTESEMAIAMARAGGIGVLHKNMSIDRQAAEVDRVKRSESGMILNPITLRPGDTVREANALMNRFRISGVPIVDEDGKLVGIITNRDLQFERNLDRQLRDAMTRDRLVTAPVGTTLDAAEEILAKHRIEKLPVVDDTGTLRGLITVKDIHKRRQYPDANKDQYGRLRVAAAIGSTGDYVVRGKALIEAGVDAIVIDTAHGHSEAVLVAAAEIRQRFPEVQLIAGNVATREGAKALVERGVDAVKVGVGPGSICTTRVVTGVGVPQLTAILEAVEGAGDVPVIADGGIKYSGDAVKALAAGASSVMMGSMLAGTEESPGEAFLLEGRRFKMVRGMGSLSAMQDGSADRYFQEGELSPRKLVPEGIEGRVPYKGPVGDVLFQMVGGLRSGMGYVGCSSVDALRSETQFVRITMAGLRESHPHDVTITREAPNYSL, from the coding sequence ATGGCGACCACAACTCGACCTCCGTCTCAGCCCGCGCCTCGCGATCGACGAGGCAGCGGGCTTTCGCGTATTAAGGACGCTCCCGACGAGCAGGCAGCCACCCGCGTTCGAATCGACGTCGCGCTGACGTTCGACGACGTCCTCCTCGTACCTGCCCATTCGGTTACACATCCACGCGATGTCGACATATCATCGCGATTCACACGCGGCATCGAGCTGCGCGTACCGCTCGTCTCCGCGGCCATGGATACGGTCACCGAGTCGGAGATGGCCATCGCCATGGCGCGCGCCGGCGGCATTGGCGTCTTACACAAGAACATGTCAATCGATCGGCAGGCCGCCGAAGTCGATCGGGTGAAACGCTCGGAATCGGGAATGATCCTGAACCCGATCACGCTGCGGCCCGGCGACACCGTGCGCGAGGCGAATGCACTCATGAATCGCTTCCGCATCTCCGGCGTTCCGATCGTCGACGAAGATGGGAAGCTGGTCGGCATCATCACGAATCGCGATCTGCAGTTCGAACGCAATCTCGATCGTCAGCTTCGCGACGCGATGACACGCGATCGACTTGTGACCGCGCCGGTCGGGACGACGCTCGACGCGGCGGAAGAGATTCTCGCGAAACATCGAATCGAGAAATTGCCGGTCGTGGACGACACGGGCACGCTGCGCGGACTGATCACCGTCAAAGACATTCACAAGCGCCGACAGTATCCTGATGCGAACAAGGATCAGTACGGTCGCTTGCGTGTCGCCGCAGCAATCGGTAGCACCGGCGACTATGTGGTGCGCGGGAAGGCGCTCATCGAAGCGGGTGTCGATGCGATCGTGATCGATACCGCGCACGGCCATAGCGAAGCGGTGCTCGTAGCCGCCGCCGAGATTCGACAGCGATTCCCGGAAGTGCAGCTCATTGCCGGCAACGTGGCGACGCGGGAAGGTGCGAAAGCGCTCGTCGAGCGTGGCGTCGACGCGGTGAAAGTCGGAGTCGGGCCGGGCTCGATCTGCACGACGCGGGTCGTCACCGGTGTCGGCGTTCCTCAGCTGACGGCGATTCTCGAAGCCGTCGAGGGAGCCGGTGATGTTCCGGTGATTGCCGATGGCGGCATCAAGTACTCCGGCGACGCGGTGAAAGCGCTCGCGGCTGGCGCGTCGAGCGTGATGATGGGATCGATGCTCGCCGGAACCGAAGAGAGCCCTGGCGAGGCGTTCTTGCTCGAGGGTCGCCGATTCAAGATGGTGCGCGGCATGGGCAGTCTGTCGGCGATGCAGGACGGCAGCGCAGACCGCTACTTCCAGGAGGGTGAGCTTTCACCTCGGAAGCTGGTTCCCGAGGGCATCGAGGGTCGCGTGCCGTATAAGGGGCCGGTCGGCGACGTGTTGTTCCAGATGGTCGGTGGCCTCCGGAGCGGCATGGGATACGTGGGCTGCAGCAGCGTGGACGCTCTCCGCTCGGAGACGCAGTTCGTGCGCATAACGATGGCCGGACTTCGCGAGTCGCATCCGCACGATGTGACGATCACGAGAGAAGCGCCTAACTACAGTTTGTGA
- a CDS encoding 6-carboxytetrahydropterin synthase, whose amino-acid sequence MPASLTRRVSFAAAHRYRIASWSDERNEQVFGLCARPSYHGHSYTCDVMVRGDIDETSGMLIDLGVLDRILEVEVRQRFDHRNINLDVAEFGEGKMVPTGENLARFIFARTAAALRAAKSAAHVVKVTVAEDATLSASYSEE is encoded by the coding sequence ATGCCAGCCTCTCTCACGCGGCGCGTCAGCTTCGCCGCGGCGCATCGCTACCGAATAGCCTCCTGGTCCGACGAGCGCAACGAGCAAGTATTCGGATTGTGCGCCCGCCCGAGCTATCACGGCCACAGCTACACCTGCGATGTGATGGTCCGTGGTGACATCGACGAGACGTCGGGCATGCTGATCGATCTTGGAGTGCTCGACCGCATTCTCGAGGTCGAAGTGCGACAGCGTTTCGATCATCGCAACATCAACCTCGACGTCGCGGAATTCGGCGAGGGGAAGATGGTTCCGACCGGAGAAAACCTGGCTCGCTTCATCTTCGCGCGTACCGCGGCTGCGCTTCGGGCCGCGAAGTCCGCGGCGCACGTCGTGAAGGTCACCGTTGCCGAGGACGCGACGCTCAGCGCGAGTTATAGCGAGGAGTGA
- a CDS encoding molybdenum cofactor guanylyltransferase has product MISRCSGMVLAGGSNARFGGAAKGLFDLGGRRVVDWTLEAVSKVTDELLLITNDAVVRAALPEVAARADARPERGSLVGVHSALSYCNEAALVVGWDMPFLSPELLRALRHEGEKAGAAAIPEGSDGLEPLCAYYPKPCLDVAERQLARGEMRLSAFVASLSDKIVVGLDAVRRFGVPERMFANLNTAVELEAARSLVRDGHRTLELTAPSETQ; this is encoded by the coding sequence ATGATTTCTCGTTGCAGCGGAATGGTTCTGGCTGGCGGTTCCAACGCCCGCTTCGGCGGCGCGGCGAAGGGCTTGTTCGATCTGGGCGGGCGGCGCGTCGTCGACTGGACGCTGGAGGCCGTGAGCAAGGTGACCGATGAGCTTTTGCTCATCACGAACGACGCCGTCGTGCGGGCCGCGCTGCCGGAGGTCGCCGCGCGAGCAGATGCGCGTCCCGAGCGCGGCAGCCTCGTGGGCGTGCACAGTGCGCTGAGCTACTGCAACGAAGCCGCGCTCGTCGTCGGATGGGACATGCCCTTTCTCTCGCCCGAGCTGCTCCGGGCTTTGCGGCACGAAGGAGAAAAGGCTGGCGCCGCCGCGATTCCCGAAGGCTCAGATGGCCTCGAGCCACTCTGCGCGTATTACCCCAAGCCCTGCCTCGACGTGGCCGAACGACAACTCGCCCGGGGTGAGATGCGACTTTCAGCATTCGTCGCATCGCTATCCGACAAGATCGTCGTGGGCCTCGACGCAGTACGCCGCTTCGGCGTACCGGAGCGAATGTTCGCGAATTTGAACACCGCTGTCGAACTCGAAGCCGCCCGATCACTCGTTCGGGATGGCCACCGCACTCTCGAACTCACCGCGCCTTCAGAGACCCAATGA